The following proteins come from a genomic window of Montipora capricornis isolate CH-2021 chromosome 9, ASM3666992v2, whole genome shotgun sequence:
- the LOC138015268 gene encoding protein phosphatase 1H-like, protein MSLNGIKRMLNINPASALAYFTNVNADRRLGFRVYDDMLEEKYEYRRPEFLQLDEESEQAASDHDSRPIIIPHRELPFNAGYAETINAGKTPNKNEDQAVAGMFCLNVSKSSNEADDRGSPTLVTQTKIPYAYFGIFDGHAGSGAGLMAVNQLHVHIMEKLQGIRELLAYENDEKLAMANELEEATVSSVTIDSLVIGTLEEAFFEMDEQIRREKVMYRIDGGCAALVALFLGKRLYVANAGDCRAIVAHKGKVIPLSRDFTPETERQRLQLLAYQRPQLLGNEFGRLEFQQRARKKHVGQRLLYRDRHMTGWAYKTVTEEDARKFPVINGEGKKARLLDTIGTTRGFGDHDLKVAFCSLPIKPFLTPQPEVRKFDLSNSKITDDDVVIMASDGLWERLSSEKAAELVMETFSKVPKDDNRRYVMAAQALVGDARGTLSEKGWRRANGELASYDDISAFVIPISQCSSEMAKYTVKYDTLPSCKPTHSIDNEED, encoded by the exons ATGAGCTTGAATGGCATCAAGCGAATGCTTAACATAAATCCGGCTAGTGCCCTTGCGTACTTTACCAACGTAAATGCGGACCGACGCCTTGGCTTTCGCGTCTATGATGACATGTTAGAGGAAAAGTACGAATATAGGAGACCAGAGTTTCTTCAACTTGACGAAGAATCTGAGCAAGCTGCTTCGGATCATGATTCAAGACCTATTATCATTCCTCACAGAGAATTGCCTTTTAATGCTGGATATGCTGA GACTATCAATGCTGGAAAAACACCAAACAAGAATGAGGACCAAGCAGTGGCGGGAATGTTCTGCTTGAATGTTAGCAAATCAAGCAATGAAGCAGATGACAGAGGAAGTCCTACACTTGTTACTCAG ACAAAGATTCCTTATGCATATTTTGGAATTTTTGATGGCCATGCTGGCAGTGGTGCAGGTCTTATGGCTGTCAATCAACTTCACGTTCACATCATGGAGAAACTCCAAGGGATACGAGAGCTCCTTGCTTACgagaatgatgaaaaacttgcAATGGCCAATGAGTTAGAAGAAGCCACTGTCTCCTCAGTGACAATTGACAGTCTTGTCATTGGGACCCTCGAGGAAGCTTTCTTTGAAATG GATGAACAGATTAGACGAGAAAAGGTGATGTACAGGATTGATGGTGGTTGTGCTGCATTGGTAGCTTTATTTCTGGGAAAGAGGTTATATGTGGCTAATGCAGGAGACTGCAG AGCAATCGTGGCTCATAAGGGTAAAGTGATCCCGTTGTCAAGAGACTTCACCCCAGAAACAGAAAGGCAGCGACTTCAGCTTTTA GCTTATCAGAGACCTCAGCTCTTAGGAAATGAATTTGGTCgacttgaatttcaacaaaggGCAAGAAAAAAGCATGTTGGACAGAGACTATTGTATAGAGACAGACACATGACTGGATG GGCTTACAAAACGGTTACAGAGGAAGATGCCCGAAAATTTCCTGTCATTAATGGCGAAGGGAAGAAG GCACGTCTTTTAGACACCATTGGAACAACTCGTGGATTTGGAGACCATGATTTGAAGGTTGCATTTTGCAGTCTTCCCATCAAGCCTTTCCTCACTCCTCAGCCAGAG GTTCGAAAGTTTGATTTGTCAAACAGCAAGATAACAGATGACGATGTGGTGATAATGGCATCCGATGGATTATGGGAGAGATTATCCAGTGAAAAG GCTGCCGAATTAGTAATGGAAACATTTTCAAAGGTTCCTAAAGACGACAACAGAAG ATACGTTATGGCAGCCCAGGCTCTAGTGGGAGACGCGCGAGGTACATTGTCCGAAAAGGGATGGAGACGAGCTAACGGTGAACTGGCCTCATACGATGATATTTCTGCGTTTGTGATTCCAATCAGTCAGTGCAGCAGTGAGATGGCGAAATACACAGTCAAGTATGACACACTGCCCAGTTGTAAACCAACCCATTCCATTGACAATGAGGAAGACTGA